From a region of the Thiorhodovibrio winogradskyi genome:
- a CDS encoding ABC transporter ATP-binding protein — MTESDQLTQAPALCRALAVGKQLQGPAGHLSILRALDLDVAPGEAVAILGASGSGKSTLLGLLAGLDSPSSGDIWLCGQALAGLDEDGRAALRQGRVGFVFQNFQLLPTLTARENVLLPLELAGERAAEASRRAEEALTAVGLSERAGHYPRQLSGGEQQRVAIARAFAPAPRILFADEPTGNLDADTGARIIELLLQLRADAGAALVLVTHDPALAERCDRRLHMHDGQLREQD; from the coding sequence ATGACGGAATCCGATCAGCTCACGCAAGCGCCGGCGCTCTGTCGCGCGCTGGCGGTTGGCAAGCAACTCCAGGGCCCCGCCGGTCACCTGAGCATTTTGCGCGCTTTGGACCTGGATGTCGCCCCGGGCGAGGCGGTGGCCATTCTCGGCGCCTCCGGCTCGGGCAAGTCCACCCTGCTTGGATTGCTGGCGGGGCTCGACAGCCCGAGCAGCGGCGACATCTGGCTGTGCGGCCAGGCGCTCGCCGGGCTGGACGAGGACGGCCGCGCCGCCCTGCGCCAGGGTCGGGTGGGCTTTGTGTTCCAGAACTTTCAACTGCTACCAACCCTGACCGCGCGCGAGAATGTTCTGCTGCCGCTGGAGCTGGCCGGCGAGCGCGCCGCCGAGGCCAGCCGCCGCGCCGAGGAGGCGTTGACCGCCGTGGGCTTGAGCGAGCGCGCCGGACATTATCCACGCCAGCTCTCCGGTGGGGAACAGCAGCGGGTCGCCATTGCCCGCGCTTTCGCACCGGCGCCGCGCATTTTGTTCGCCGACGAGCCAACCGGCAACCTGGATGCCGACACGGGCGCGCGCATTATCGAACTGCTGCTGCAACTGCGCGCCGACGCCGGCGCCGCCCTGGTGCTGGTCACCCATGATCCGGCCCTTGCCGAGCGCTGCGACCGCCGCCTGCACATGCACGACGGTCAGCTGCGGGAGCAAGACTAA
- a CDS encoding ABC transporter permease encodes MSASPATAAAARLAAPRHNAWRLALRLLGRDWRGGDLGLLLAALVLTVAAVTAVGFFTDRIASAIDRQGSDLLAADLVIASSQPITEPVRARAAQSGLISAETLSFRSVVLAGEKTQLVQAKAVSPGYPLRGQLRVQHALNGPSETMTSGPAPGTAWVEAPLLHALGLSIGERLRLGEQPLRIDAIIAHEPDRGGGFAQFAPRVMMAAADLPATGLITPASRVDYRLLLAGEPAALRTFGDWAKSHLTPDAELQSAQDARPELASASERAARFLHLAALTTVLVAGAAVALASRRFVERQTDAVAVMRALGAPRGLLARLFAWRLLGLGLIASTLGCLLGYLGQQGLLLILGDWFGERLPPPSLRPLALGYGTGLIALAGFALPPLVQLARVPPLRVLRRDLGAPPASLALAMGAAVAALAALLFWLADDVDLALRVLGGTLAAIAALAGLGSLLVWGARIAARRARGIWRLGLAGIGRRPAQSVMQLCGFGIGLLALLLLAVVRVDLLRDWQASLPEGAPNRFLINIQPGEVEPLRAFFRDAGLDTSGLYPMVRGRLRAIGERLVDEETYDNARAERLARREFNLSFASDLQTDNRLMAGIWWPNDQAPAQFSVEEGIAETLNIALGDTLRFWVAGQEISGPVTSLREVRWDSFNVNFFVIAPPAALNDQPATWVTSFYLPPGRDGWIPELLERFPSVTVIDIDALLTEVRGVIDQGIRAVEYVFGFTLLAGLLVMITGIQASLGSRRAEQAVLRTLGAGRGPLLRAIMIEFTTLGLLAGLLASAFAALIGWLLATQVFDLAYGIDPWLWLLGVPGSALLIGLAGTLASWGPLVRPPLGALRAAG; translated from the coding sequence ATGAGCGCATCCCCAGCCACCGCCGCCGCCGCCCGCCTCGCCGCGCCCAGACACAACGCCTGGCGCCTGGCGCTGCGTCTGCTCGGGCGCGATTGGCGCGGTGGCGACCTGGGACTGCTGCTTGCCGCCCTGGTGCTCACGGTCGCGGCCGTGACCGCCGTGGGCTTTTTCACCGACCGCATCGCCTCCGCCATTGATCGCCAGGGCAGCGACCTGCTGGCGGCCGATCTGGTTATCGCTTCCAGTCAGCCGATCACCGAGCCGGTGCGCGCGCGCGCCGCGCAAAGCGGCTTGATCAGCGCCGAGACGCTGAGCTTTCGCAGCGTGGTGCTGGCGGGCGAGAAAACCCAGCTGGTGCAGGCCAAGGCGGTCAGCCCAGGCTATCCGCTGCGCGGCCAGCTGCGCGTTCAACACGCGCTCAACGGCCCGAGCGAGACCATGACCAGCGGCCCCGCGCCTGGCACGGCCTGGGTCGAGGCGCCGCTGCTGCACGCGCTGGGGCTCAGTATCGGCGAGCGCCTGCGCCTTGGCGAGCAGCCCCTGCGCATCGACGCCATCATTGCCCATGAGCCGGATCGCGGCGGCGGCTTCGCGCAATTCGCCCCCCGGGTCATGATGGCCGCCGCCGATCTGCCAGCCACCGGGTTGATCACGCCGGCAAGCCGCGTCGATTATCGCCTGCTGCTGGCGGGCGAGCCCGCGGCGCTGCGCACCTTTGGCGACTGGGCCAAGAGCCATCTCACACCCGATGCCGAGCTGCAAAGCGCCCAGGACGCGCGCCCGGAACTGGCCTCGGCCAGCGAGCGCGCGGCACGCTTTCTGCACCTGGCGGCCCTGACCACGGTGCTGGTCGCCGGGGCCGCCGTGGCGCTGGCCAGCCGGCGCTTTGTCGAGCGCCAGACCGACGCGGTCGCCGTGATGCGTGCCCTGGGCGCGCCGCGCGGTCTGCTGGCGCGACTCTTTGCCTGGCGACTGCTGGGTCTGGGCCTGATCGCCAGTACCCTCGGTTGCCTGCTTGGCTATCTGGGACAGCAGGGGCTGCTGCTGATCCTGGGTGACTGGTTTGGCGAGCGCCTGCCACCGCCGTCGCTGCGCCCGCTGGCGCTGGGCTATGGCACCGGACTGATCGCCCTGGCCGGCTTCGCCCTCCCCCCCCTGGTGCAGCTCGCGCGGGTGCCGCCGCTGCGGGTGCTGCGGCGCGATCTCGGCGCCCCGCCCGCCTCCCTGGCGCTGGCCATGGGCGCGGCGGTGGCGGCCCTGGCGGCCCTGCTGTTCTGGCTGGCCGATGATGTCGACCTGGCGTTGCGGGTGCTCGGCGGCACCCTGGCCGCCATCGCGGCCCTGGCCGGGCTTGGCAGCCTGCTGGTCTGGGGCGCGCGCATTGCCGCGCGGCGCGCGCGCGGCATCTGGCGCCTGGGACTGGCCGGCATCGGGCGGCGCCCGGCGCAGTCGGTCATGCAGCTGTGCGGCTTTGGGATCGGTCTGCTGGCGCTGCTGCTATTGGCGGTGGTGCGGGTGGATCTGCTGCGCGACTGGCAGGCAAGCCTGCCGGAAGGCGCGCCCAATCGCTTCTTGATCAACATTCAGCCGGGCGAGGTCGAACCCCTGCGAGCGTTTTTCCGCGACGCCGGTCTCGACACCTCCGGTCTTTACCCCATGGTGCGCGGGCGGCTGCGCGCCATTGGCGAGCGTCTGGTCGATGAGGAAACCTATGACAACGCGCGCGCCGAGCGCCTCGCCCGGCGTGAGTTCAACCTGAGCTTTGCCAGCGACTTGCAGACCGACAATCGCCTCATGGCGGGCATTTGGTGGCCGAATGACCAGGCCCCGGCCCAATTCTCGGTGGAGGAAGGCATCGCCGAGACCCTGAACATTGCCCTGGGCGACACCCTGCGCTTTTGGGTGGCCGGGCAGGAGATCAGCGGCCCGGTCACCAGCCTGCGCGAGGTGCGGTGGGACAGTTTTAACGTGAACTTTTTTGTCATCGCCCCACCCGCCGCGCTCAACGACCAGCCGGCGACCTGGGTGACCAGCTTTTATCTGCCGCCCGGGCGCGATGGCTGGATTCCCGAACTGCTCGAGCGCTTTCCCAGTGTGACAGTGATTGATATCGATGCCCTGCTGACCGAGGTGCGCGGCGTCATCGACCAGGGTATCCGCGCGGTGGAATATGTCTTTGGCTTTACCCTGCTCGCCGGACTGCTGGTGATGATCACCGGGATTCAGGCAAGCCTCGGCAGCCGCCGCGCCGAACAGGCCGTGCTGCGCACCCTGGGCGCCGGACGCGGTCCCCTGCTGCGCGCGATCATGATTGAATTCACCACCCTGGGCCTGCTCGCCGGCTTGCTGGCCAGCGCCTTCGCGGCCCTGATTGGCTGGTTGCTAGCGACCCAGGTGTTCGACCTGGCCTACGGCATCGACCCCTGGCTGTGGCTGCTTGGCGTGCCCGGCAGCGCGCTGCTCATCGGCCTGGCCGGCACCCTGGCCAGCTGGGGGCCGCTGGTGCGACCGCCGCTGGGGGCCTTGCGCGCGGCGGGCTGA
- a CDS encoding DUF2782 domain-containing protein has product MIFKPNPVAFLLVTMTTILSPAAALDASSLDLRVTDADIRPAVTLKQFDNRRVEEYSVNNNVYMLKITPSAGAPYYLIDQDGSGDMSWSRGPPGPNLQVPQWTLFRW; this is encoded by the coding sequence ATGATCTTCAAGCCCAATCCGGTTGCCTTCCTCTTGGTCACCATGACCACCATCCTCTCGCCGGCCGCCGCCCTTGATGCCTCAAGCCTCGATCTGCGTGTGACCGATGCTGACATCCGGCCCGCGGTCACCCTCAAGCAGTTCGACAACCGGCGGGTCGAGGAATACAGCGTGAATAACAATGTCTATATGCTGAAGATCACGCCCAGCGCCGGCGCGCCCTATTATCTGATCGATCAGGATGGCTCTGGCGACATGTCCTGGAGCCGCGGCCCGCCTGGACCCAACCTGCAGGTGCCGCAATGGACACTGTTCCGTTGGTAG
- a CDS encoding amino acid ABC transporter substrate-binding protein, which produces MKFPSAWPRWPLALVLLFATSLASADTLGKIKSRGTLRCAVNGEVPGLSLQAGDGRWSGLDVDFCRALAAAVLGDADKVEFIPTTTAERFEALTKGRADVLARNTSWTQARELTEAIRFVGVLYHDGQGFMVPRTSGKRSALELANVKVCAITKTTNIDNAKSYFTRHRMPMELMPFDDLPTAADAYQEGRCDTLTADQSQLHALRALFPDPKAHRILPEIISREPLSPAVPAADDKWFELARWTLFTLINAEILGIDSGNVATARERGRSDEVRTLLGDDNDINAHLGLSEGWGARIIAAVGNYGEMFERNLGPDSGLDIKRGLNALWDRGGLLYAPPPR; this is translated from the coding sequence ATGAAATTCCCATCCGCCTGGCCGCGCTGGCCACTGGCCCTGGTCTTGCTGTTCGCCACCAGCCTGGCGAGCGCCGATACCCTGGGCAAGATCAAATCCCGCGGCACTCTCAGGTGCGCCGTCAATGGCGAGGTTCCCGGTCTGTCGCTCCAGGCCGGCGACGGTCGCTGGAGCGGGCTCGACGTGGACTTTTGCCGTGCGCTGGCCGCCGCCGTGCTGGGTGATGCGGACAAGGTTGAGTTCATCCCGACAACCACGGCCGAGCGCTTCGAGGCGCTGACCAAAGGCCGTGCCGATGTGCTCGCGCGCAATACCAGCTGGACCCAGGCGCGGGAACTGACTGAAGCCATCCGCTTTGTCGGCGTGCTCTATCACGACGGCCAAGGGTTCATGGTGCCACGCACGAGCGGCAAACGCAGCGCGCTTGAATTGGCCAATGTCAAGGTCTGCGCCATCACGAAAACCACCAACATCGACAATGCCAAGAGCTATTTCACCCGCCATCGCATGCCGATGGAGCTCATGCCGTTCGATGATCTGCCCACTGCCGCGGATGCCTACCAAGAAGGTCGCTGCGATACCCTGACGGCGGACCAGTCGCAGCTGCATGCGCTACGCGCCCTGTTCCCGGATCCCAAGGCCCACCGCATCCTGCCCGAGATTATCTCGCGCGAACCCCTGAGCCCGGCTGTCCCCGCCGCCGACGATAAATGGTTCGAGCTGGCGCGCTGGACGCTCTTTACCCTGATCAATGCCGAAATCCTTGGCATCGACTCGGGCAATGTCGCCACCGCCCGCGAACGCGGCCGCAGTGATGAGGTCCGCACCCTGCTCGGTGACGACAATGATATCAATGCCCACCTCGGACTCAGTGAAGGCTGGGGGGCGCGCATCATCGCCGCGGTCGGCAACTATGGCGAGATGTTCGAGCGCAACCTGGGCCCGGACTCAGGGCTGGACATCAAACGGGGTCTGAATGCCCTCTGGGATCGGGGCGGATTGCTCTACGCCCCGCCGCCCCGCTGA
- a CDS encoding DUF1015 domain-containing protein, translating into MTLISPFRALRPATGRAKDIIAPPYDVMSTEEARTMVQGRPHSFLHVSRPEIDLPPGSDPSTPAAYAKAGENFMALRQQELLQRDPTPCLYIYRLTQGQHRQTGIAAIASVAAYRDGRIKKHELTRPAKEDDRVRHIQALAAQTGPVFLIHRANDIIQQRLAEYSSAPPTIDVQAEDGVTHQLWTLQAPDAITELCSAYEALNALYIADGHHRCAAAARVAEDHPDLADAGGFLAAIFPDDQTRILAYNRLIRDLNCLTAQSFLSGLEENFALEPHPTPVTPEAAGVFGLYLDHQWYRLTIKAEPREQGISRGPASQLDASLLQDFLIRPLLGIDNPRTDERIDFVGGSRGIAGLTEPVDQGQMRLALALHPTSARELMAVADAKALMPPKSTWFEPKLADGLLCHLLS; encoded by the coding sequence ATGACATTGATCAGCCCCTTCCGCGCGCTGCGGCCCGCGACTGGACGCGCCAAGGACATCATCGCGCCGCCCTATGACGTGATGAGCACCGAGGAGGCGCGCACCATGGTGCAAGGCAGACCGCACAGCTTTCTGCATGTCTCGCGCCCGGAGATCGATCTGCCGCCGGGCAGCGACCCGAGCACCCCCGCCGCCTACGCCAAGGCAGGGGAGAACTTTATGGCGCTGCGGCAACAAGAGTTGTTGCAACGCGACCCGACCCCTTGCCTGTATATCTACCGTTTAACCCAGGGACAGCATCGCCAGACCGGGATCGCGGCCATTGCCTCGGTCGCCGCCTACCGTGACGGGCGCATCAAGAAGCACGAGCTGACCCGCCCGGCGAAAGAAGACGACCGCGTGCGCCATATCCAAGCGCTGGCGGCGCAAACCGGTCCGGTTTTTCTCATTCACCGCGCGAACGACATCATTCAACAACGGCTGGCCGAGTACAGCAGCGCACCACCCACAATCGATGTCCAGGCCGAGGATGGCGTGACTCACCAGCTCTGGACCCTGCAGGCTCCGGACGCCATCACAGAGCTCTGCAGCGCTTACGAGGCCCTGAATGCGCTTTACATTGCCGACGGTCACCACCGCTGCGCCGCCGCGGCAAGAGTCGCCGAGGATCATCCAGACTTAGCAGACGCCGGTGGTTTTCTCGCCGCCATCTTCCCCGACGACCAGACGCGAATCCTCGCCTACAATCGCCTGATTCGCGATCTCAACTGCTTGACCGCGCAGTCGTTTCTCAGCGGCTTGGAAGAGAATTTCGCGCTTGAGCCCCACCCCACTCCCGTCACACCGGAGGCCGCGGGTGTTTTCGGTCTGTATCTTGACCACCAGTGGTATCGCCTGACCATTAAAGCCGAGCCGCGCGAGCAAGGCATCTCCCGGGGACCGGCCAGCCAACTCGACGCCAGCCTGCTGCAGGACTTTCTGATCCGTCCCCTGCTCGGCATCGACAACCCCAGAACCGACGAGCGCATCGACTTCGTTGGCGGCAGCCGGGGTATCGCCGGCCTGACCGAACCCGTCGACCAGGGCCAGATGCGCCTCGCGCTCGCGCTGCATCCCACCAGCGCGCGGGAACTCATGGCCGTCGCCGACGCCAAGGCCCTCATGCCGCCAAAATCCACCTGGTTCGAGCCCAAGCTGGCCGATGGGTTGCTGTGTCATTTGCTGAGCTGA
- a CDS encoding site-specific integrase, producing MHLEATETKNGKYRSVPLNQTARAALLSRASWRASHLPDCPLVFVKQNGARIRDARKGFLAACRKAGIDDFRFHDLRHTCAAWLVTAGVPLTEVRDLLGHFSITMTERYAHLAPDRVRSAVAVLDESRSRHAKGNEARAVLVSKCFSSANDTATHRPAWARTRWILAA from the coding sequence ATCCACCTTGAGGCGACTGAGACGAAGAACGGAAAATATCGGAGTGTTCCGCTGAACCAAACAGCACGTGCTGCGTTGCTTTCTCGAGCGAGCTGGCGGGCAAGTCACCTACCCGACTGTCCGCTGGTTTTCGTGAAGCAAAACGGCGCACGCATCCGAGATGCGCGAAAGGGCTTTCTTGCAGCCTGTCGAAAGGCGGGTATCGACGACTTCCGCTTTCACGACCTTCGCCACACATGTGCCGCTTGGCTTGTCACCGCAGGAGTGCCACTAACCGAGGTTCGAGACTTACTTGGTCATTTCTCGATCACCATGACAGAGCGATATGCCCACCTCGCCCCAGACCGCGTCCGCTCAGCTGTTGCCGTTCTAGATGAGTCACGATCGCGTCACGCCAAGGGCAACGAAGCCAGAGCTGTATTGGTAAGCAAATGTTTCAGCTCAGCAAATGACACAGCAACCCATCGGCCAGCTTGGGCTCGAACCAGGTGGATTTTGGCGGCATGA
- a CDS encoding DUF4224 domain-containing protein, whose translation MSEEPFFLTDEDIADLTGYVRTDKQREHLRELGIPFFPDRDGRPRVPRNVFRLFAIPQRFRVIEGDIEYRAPYPLPPRPKNLEKGS comes from the coding sequence ATGAGCGAGGAACCCTTCTTTCTGACCGACGAAGACATCGCCGACCTCACCGGTTACGTCCGCACCGACAAGCAGCGCGAGCATCTGAGGGAACTGGGCATCCCGTTTTTTCCTGACCGCGACGGGAGACCACGAGTACCAAGGAACGTCTTCCGCCTGTTTGCTATCCCTCAGCGCTTCCGTGTCATCGAGGGGGATATTGAGTACCGAGCGCCTTATCCCTTGCCACCAAGACCCAAGAACCTCGAAAAAGGTTCATAA
- a CDS encoding carbon storage regulator, producing MPNTPQNNNKPRPLGLVLTRRPGELIMLKLPEDLGNHRIQIACVSVNRNQAKIAVRCPKD from the coding sequence ATGCCCAATACACCGCAAAACAACAATAAACCCCGTCCCTTGGGACTTGTCCTGACACGCCGCCCCGGCGAGTTGATCATGCTCAAGCTGCCCGAGGATCTCGGCAACCACCGCATACAGATCGCCTGCGTCAGTGTCAATCGCAACCAGGCCAAGATCGCCGTCCGCTGTCCGAAAGACTGA
- a CDS encoding helicase-related protein: MPRQPLRFVLADDPGAGKTIMAGLYIRELLLRADAERILIVAPGSLVEQWREELLEKFDLRFQVVSPGLIQAAPSGNPFADFPRLIARLDQLARNETLQDQACAAGWDLIVFDEAHKLAAHFFGTKLEKTGRFRLAEALGAETRHLLLMTATPHNGKEEDFQLFLSLLDSDRFYGKFRDGVHQVDASDLMRRLVKEELVKFDGTPLFPERSAYTVNYELSPPEVALYEAVTAYVQTEMGKADEIGGKRRNSVGFALTALQRRLASSPEAIYQSLKRRRERLESRLREEKLGLRAQTLHAETLDGLDLPEDDDDLNAEEQETLEETLVDQATAARTVAELESEIVFLRGLEHQAKTVVASGQDRKWDELSRLLQHRPEMQNDAGRQRKLIIFSEHRDTLNYLHARIAGVLGREDAIVVIHGCTHGDERKKRQAQFRSDPKVRILIATDAAGEGVNLQNANLMVNYDLPWNPNRLEQRFGRIHRIGQTEVCHLWNLVAAETREGDVYARLLTKLEIEGQALNGRVFDILGEVFENIRLRDLLLEAIRYGDQPEVRARLTQRIETALDHQRLQDLLARNALTQETLGPEQLFKVKRQMEEAEARRLQPYFVRAFFLRAFEALHGSAHRREQGRFEITHVPASLRERDRRLSGRNRRETEPVLARYERICFERDATRLADRPGDPGAVLMHPGHPLMLAMTDVLLERHGNLLRQGAILVDPADDGLTPHLLLLLTHKVQAGDGTILSTRLQFVRVAPDGQTQFAGWAPHLDLEPLGLGDRKQELGDSEEAGCPIDDEGTSEADDLIANCLPLFPANIEDRAVALATATLAPVHYQEIAERRIAHIEKTLVAVHERLTKEISFWTDRWERLREDKEAGKDVRLNLDNAQRTILDLQGRLDRRKRELEVMRHVINSPPAVIGAALVIPAGLLRQRRGRAPAEPDVLSADAQARAHIEQLAMTAVRHAEEARGWTVEDVSAAKCGWDLTAYPPANLQPQPLPRHIEVKGRAAGATTVTITRNEMLYAFNQGAKFVLAIVLVHPDDRTEGPYYLRNPFDREPAWGVASVNYALRELLGRASPQASG, from the coding sequence CTGCCGCGTCAGCCGCTGCGCTTCGTCCTGGCCGATGACCCCGGCGCTGGCAAGACCATCATGGCCGGGCTCTACATCCGCGAGCTGCTGCTGCGCGCCGATGCCGAGCGCATCCTGATCGTCGCCCCCGGCAGCCTGGTCGAGCAATGGCGCGAGGAACTGCTGGAGAAATTCGACCTGCGTTTTCAGGTCGTCTCGCCAGGCTTGATCCAAGCCGCGCCCAGTGGCAATCCCTTCGCCGACTTTCCCCGCCTCATCGCCCGGCTCGATCAGCTCGCGCGCAACGAGACCCTCCAAGACCAAGCCTGCGCCGCTGGCTGGGACTTGATCGTGTTTGATGAAGCGCACAAGCTCGCCGCGCACTTTTTCGGCACCAAGCTTGAGAAGACCGGGCGTTTTCGCCTCGCCGAAGCCCTGGGGGCCGAGACGCGGCATCTGCTGCTGATGACCGCCACCCCGCACAATGGCAAGGAGGAAGATTTTCAGCTCTTTCTCTCGCTGCTCGACTCCGACCGTTTCTATGGCAAGTTCCGCGATGGGGTGCACCAGGTCGACGCCTCGGACCTGATGCGCCGCCTGGTCAAAGAAGAACTGGTCAAGTTCGACGGCACCCCGCTGTTCCCGGAGCGGAGCGCCTACACGGTCAACTATGAACTCTCCCCGCCGGAAGTGGCGCTCTATGAGGCCGTCACCGCCTATGTGCAGACCGAAATGGGCAAAGCCGATGAGATCGGCGGCAAGCGCCGCAATTCGGTCGGCTTCGCGCTCACTGCCCTACAGCGGCGACTCGCCTCCAGCCCCGAGGCCATCTATCAATCCCTCAAACGCCGGCGCGAACGGCTCGAAAGTCGCCTGCGCGAGGAAAAGCTCGGCTTGCGCGCCCAGACCCTGCACGCCGAAACCCTCGACGGCCTGGACCTGCCCGAGGACGACGACGATCTGAACGCCGAGGAGCAGGAAACCCTGGAGGAAACGTTGGTCGATCAGGCCACCGCCGCGCGCACCGTCGCCGAGCTGGAAAGCGAAATCGTTTTCCTGCGTGGCCTGGAGCACCAGGCCAAGACCGTGGTCGCCTCCGGGCAGGATCGCAAGTGGGACGAGCTGTCACGGCTGTTGCAGCACCGCCCGGAGATGCAGAATGACGCCGGTCGCCAGCGCAAGCTGATCATCTTCTCCGAGCACCGAGACACCCTGAACTACCTGCACGCACGCATTGCCGGCGTGCTCGGGCGCGAAGATGCTATTGTCGTCATCCACGGCTGCACCCATGGCGACGAGCGCAAGAAACGCCAGGCACAATTTCGCTCCGACCCGAAGGTGCGCATCCTCATCGCCACCGATGCCGCTGGCGAAGGCGTGAACCTGCAAAACGCCAACCTCATGGTCAACTATGACCTGCCGTGGAACCCCAACCGGCTGGAGCAACGCTTCGGGCGCATCCACCGTATCGGTCAGACCGAAGTCTGTCACCTATGGAACCTGGTCGCCGCCGAGACCCGCGAGGGCGATGTCTACGCCCGCCTGCTGACCAAGCTGGAAATCGAAGGCCAGGCGCTCAACGGGCGAGTGTTCGACATCTTGGGCGAAGTCTTCGAGAACATCCGCCTGCGCGATCTGCTGCTGGAGGCCATCCGCTACGGCGACCAGCCCGAGGTGCGCGCGCGGCTCACCCAGCGCATTGAGACCGCGCTCGATCACCAGCGCCTGCAAGACCTGCTCGCGCGCAATGCGCTGACGCAAGAAACCCTCGGCCCCGAGCAACTGTTCAAGGTCAAGCGCCAGATGGAAGAAGCCGAAGCCCGGCGCTTGCAGCCCTATTTCGTGCGCGCTTTCTTCCTGCGCGCCTTCGAGGCCCTGCACGGCAGCGCCCACCGCCGCGAGCAGGGCCGCTTCGAGATCACCCACGTCCCCGCCAGCCTGCGCGAGCGCGACCGGCGCCTGAGCGGCCGCAATCGCCGCGAGACCGAACCCGTGCTCGCGCGCTACGAGCGCATCTGCTTCGAGCGCGACGCCACCCGCCTCGCGGACCGGCCCGGCGACCCGGGCGCGGTGCTGATGCACCCCGGTCATCCGCTGATGCTGGCCATGACCGACGTGCTGCTGGAGCGCCACGGTAATCTGCTGCGCCAGGGTGCCATCCTGGTCGATCCGGCCGATGATGGCCTCACGCCCCATCTGCTGCTGTTGCTCACCCACAAAGTCCAGGCCGGCGATGGCACCATCCTCTCCACCCGCCTGCAATTCGTGCGGGTAGCGCCGGACGGCCAGACCCAGTTCGCCGGCTGGGCGCCGCATCTGGACCTCGAACCCTTGGGATTAGGAGATAGGAAACAGGAGTTAGGAGATAGCGAAGAGGCGGGTTGTCCAATTGACGATGAAGGAACCAGCGAGGCCGATGACCTAATTGCTAACTGCTTACCCCTATTTCCTGCCAACATCGAGGACCGCGCCGTCGCGCTCGCCACCGCCACCCTGGCACCGGTCCATTATCAGGAGATCGCGGAGCGGCGTATCGCCCATATCGAAAAGACCCTGGTCGCGGTGCATGAGCGCCTGACCAAGGAAATCAGCTTCTGGACCGACCGTTGGGAGCGCCTGCGCGAAGACAAAGAGGCCGGCAAGGACGTGCGCCTCAACCTCGACAACGCCCAGCGCACCATACTCGACCTGCAAGGCCGGCTCGACCGACGCAAGCGCGAACTCGAAGTCATGCGCCACGTCATCAACAGCCCACCGGCGGTGATTGGCGCGGCGCTGGTGATCCCCGCCGGCCTGCTGCGCCAACGCCGTGGCAGAGCCCCCGCCGAGCCGGATGTCCTCAGCGCTGACGCCCAGGCCCGCGCCCATATCGAACAACTGGCGATGACCGCCGTGCGCCACGCCGAGGAGGCACGCGGCTGGACCGTCGAAGACGTCTCCGCCGCCAAATGCGGCTGGGATCTCACCGCCTACCCGCCAGCGAATCTTCAGCCCCAACCCCTGCCACGCCACATTGAAGTCAAAGGCCGCGCCGCCGGTGCCACCACGGTGACCATCACCCGCAACGAGATGCTCTACGCCTTCAACCAGGGCGCGAAGTTCGTCCTCGCCATCGTGCTGGTGCACCCCGATGATCGCACCGAGGGGCCTTACTACCTGCGCAATCCCTTTGATCGGGAGCCGGCTTGGGGGGTGGCGTCGGTCAATTACGCGTTAAGGGAACTGCTCGGACGGGCATCCCCCCAAGCCTCTGGATAA
- a CDS encoding putative toxin-antitoxin system toxin component, PIN family, translating into MHEDHESHNQMPARIVLDTNVLYAGLFSKVGKSHQLLKALWGGKVRLVLSTPLLFEYEEILKRNQNTLNLADPEVDIILDQLCAMADYQQVYFLWRPCLPDPKDDMVLELAVAAQGAQIVTFNIRDFSPAEKFGI; encoded by the coding sequence ATGCACGAGGATCATGAATCGCACAACCAAATGCCGGCTCGAATCGTCCTTGATACGAACGTTCTCTACGCTGGCCTGTTTTCCAAGGTTGGAAAATCCCACCAGTTGCTGAAAGCACTTTGGGGCGGTAAAGTTCGGCTTGTTCTCTCAACGCCCCTCTTATTTGAGTACGAGGAAATACTCAAGAGAAATCAGAACACACTAAACCTAGCGGATCCTGAAGTCGACATTATCCTCGATCAACTCTGCGCCATGGCAGATTATCAGCAGGTTTATTTCCTCTGGCGTCCCTGTTTACCCGACCCAAAAGACGACATGGTGCTAGAACTCGCCGTTGCCGCGCAGGGAGCGCAAATTGTGACCTTTAACATCCGAGATTTTTCGCCGGCTGAAAAATTTGGCATTTAG
- a CDS encoding AbrB/MazE/SpoVT family DNA-binding domain-containing protein produces the protein MTSIGEITAQGQTIIPQEIRLLLNVKPGDRIAWEASDDGWVRVRRANPLDLEYLHAVADTLGEWSSAADEDAYRDL, from the coding sequence ATGACCAGCATTGGCGAGATCACCGCCCAAGGGCAAACCATCATTCCTCAGGAAATCCGCCTCTTGCTCAACGTCAAACCGGGTGATCGGATTGCCTGGGAGGCGAGCGATGATGGTTGGGTGCGTGTGCGCCGCGCCAATCCACTGGACCTGGAGTATCTCCACGCCGTGGCAGACACGCTTGGCGAATGGAGTAGCGCGGCGGATGAAGACGCCTATCGTGACCTATAA